One genomic region from Clostridium saccharobutylicum DSM 13864 encodes:
- a CDS encoding HD domain-containing protein, with amino-acid sequence MESLLVKEYYNWFNVYVKKFYGEDSVINQNIELKEKHTLKVSKHAVNIAKSLNLTEEQINTAEIIGLFHDIGRFEQFKKYKTFRDYISENHATLGIKVLEENKVLKNLDDSRKKIIIKAISLHNTKELPSNLNEEEALFCKLIRDADKLDIFRVVIEYERERKNNPNPAIDNLSFTPGYNNELLEDIFLSRRISNNVLKNYNDRKIYELSWILDLNFSFSFNYIKEKRVLKTLIDCLPKNEEINKLYKYLEQYIDKQI; translated from the coding sequence ATGGAAAGTTTATTGGTTAAAGAATATTATAATTGGTTCAATGTTTATGTAAAAAAGTTTTATGGAGAAGATAGTGTTATAAATCAAAATATTGAACTTAAGGAAAAACATACTTTAAAGGTTTCAAAGCATGCTGTAAATATAGCGAAATCTTTAAATTTAACAGAAGAACAAATTAATACTGCAGAAATAATAGGTTTATTTCATGATATAGGAAGATTTGAGCAGTTTAAAAAATACAAGACATTTAGGGATTACATCTCAGAGAATCATGCTACTCTTGGTATTAAAGTATTGGAAGAAAATAAAGTTTTAAAAAATTTAGATGATAGCAGGAAGAAAATTATTATTAAAGCTATAAGTCTTCATAATACAAAAGAGCTTCCAAGTAATTTAAATGAAGAAGAAGCATTGTTTTGTAAGTTGATTAGAGATGCTGATAAACTTGATATTTTTAGAGTAGTTATTGAATATGAAAGAGAACGAAAAAATAATCCAAATCCAGCAATTGATAATTTGTCTTTTACACCAGGATATAATAATGAATTGTTAGAAGATATATTTTTAAGTAGAAGAATTAGTAATAATGTATTAAAAAATTATAATGATAGAAAAATATATGAGTTAAGTTGGATATTAGATTTAAATTTCTCTTTTTCATTTAATTATATAAAAGAAAAAAGAGTATTGAAAACTCTAATTGATTGCTTACCTAAAAATGAAGAAATCAATAAACTTTATAAGTATCTAGAACAATATATAGATAAACAAATTTAA
- a CDS encoding sensor histidine kinase: MSKSIRSNLFISIITLLISFVLILCILNNLYLQQYYINKKKNILIENAKNLTNMYTGDPEDIQNELDIIANITGSNIDIRDKDGKIIYRSSRRFANEKSVMDNNKFKSSPEQSQINNNINEYKEGEYTFETRTDVQLKIDFLTLVTKLSNGDILAIRVPLVSIDESVAIANRFIIITGIIITVLGVIWAYLFSRKFTKPILEVNDVARNMAKFDFDKKCKIKRKDEIGQLGQSINYLSSELDTAITELNIKNAKQEEEIEKERKIDEMRKEFISSVSHELRTPLSVIQGYAEGLVSNVTESDEDRKFYCDVIMNETDKMNKLVKDLLNLSQIESGYFHIEKTEFSLTSLIEYVLNKYKSIFEEKNIEIRFEQKESLIVSGDMIRIEQILTNYINNAINHVNSNKVIKVHEAENNRKVKISVFNTGKHIPKESLEKIWNSFYKVDKARTRAYGGYGLGLSIVKAIQELHNNSYGVQNIEGGVEFWFEIDKAQLKK; the protein is encoded by the coding sequence ATGAGTAAATCTATAAGATCAAATCTTTTTATATCCATAATAACTCTTTTAATATCATTTGTTTTAATTCTATGTATATTAAATAATTTATATTTACAGCAATATTATATAAATAAAAAGAAAAATATACTTATTGAAAATGCAAAAAACTTAACAAATATGTATACTGGAGATCCAGAAGACATACAAAATGAATTAGACATAATCGCAAATATAACTGGGAGTAACATTGATATTCGCGATAAGGATGGAAAAATAATATATAGATCATCTAGAAGATTCGCAAATGAAAAAAGTGTGATGGATAATAATAAATTTAAATCGTCACCAGAACAATCACAAATAAATAATAACATTAATGAGTATAAAGAAGGTGAGTACACTTTTGAAACTCGTACAGATGTTCAGTTAAAAATAGATTTTCTTACTCTTGTAACTAAATTAAGTAATGGAGATATATTAGCTATAAGAGTTCCTTTAGTTTCAATAGATGAGAGTGTTGCTATTGCAAACAGATTTATTATTATAACAGGAATTATAATTACAGTTTTAGGAGTTATATGGGCATATTTATTCTCAAGAAAATTTACAAAGCCTATATTAGAAGTAAATGATGTTGCTAGGAATATGGCTAAATTTGATTTTGATAAAAAGTGCAAAATAAAAAGAAAAGATGAAATTGGTCAACTTGGTCAAAGTATTAATTATTTATCTAGTGAACTTGATACTGCAATTACGGAATTAAATATTAAGAATGCGAAACAGGAGGAGGAGATTGAAAAGGAAAGAAAAATAGATGAGATGAGAAAAGAATTTATATCTAGTGTTTCTCATGAACTTAGAACTCCATTATCGGTTATACAAGGATATGCAGAAGGACTTGTTAGTAATGTTACCGAAAGTGATGAGGATAGAAAATTTTATTGCGATGTTATTATGAATGAAACAGATAAAATGAATAAATTAGTAAAAGATTTATTAAATCTATCTCAAATTGAAAGTGGATATTTTCATATAGAAAAAACGGAATTTAGTTTAACGTCATTGATAGAATATGTGCTCAATAAGTATAAATCAATCTTTGAAGAAAAAAATATTGAGATACGATTTGAACAAAAAGAAAGTTTAATTGTATCTGGAGATATGATAAGAATTGAACAGATACTTACCAATTATATTAATAATGCTATTAATCATGTAAATAGCAATAAAGTAATTAAAGTACATGAAGCAGAGAATAATAGAAAAGTAAAAATAAGTGTATTTAATACAGGAAAACACATTCCGAAAGAATCATTAGAAAAGATATGGAATAGTTTTTATAAAGTAGATAAGGCTAGGACAAGAGCTTATGGAGGATATGGTTTGGGTCTTTCTATAGTCAAAGCAATTCAAGAACTTCATAACAATTCTTATGGAGTACAAAATATTGAAGGTGGAGTAGAATTCTGGTTTGAAATTGATAAGGCACAATTAAAAAAATAA
- a CDS encoding zinc ribbon domain-containing protein YjdM, whose translation MFKLPNCPKCNSEFTYEDGSLFVCPECNHEWNAEIQSESNEDTNVVKDSNGNILNDGDTVTVIKDLKVKGSPSPIKMGTKVKNIRLVDADHNIDCKIDGFGAMQLKSEFVKKI comes from the coding sequence ATGTTTAAATTACCAAATTGTCCAAAATGTAATTCAGAATTTACTTATGAGGATGGAAGTCTTTTTGTTTGTCCAGAATGTAATCATGAATGGAATGCAGAAATACAAAGTGAAAGTAACGAAGATACAAATGTTGTTAAAGATTCAAATGGAAATATATTAAATGATGGTGATACTGTAACAGTAATTAAAGATCTTAAGGTAAAAGGAAGTCCATCACCTATAAAAATGGGAACAAAAGTAAAAAATATTCGTTTAGTTGATGCCGATCATAATATTGATTGTAAAATTGATGGATTCGGAGCTATGCAATTAAAATCTGAATTTGTTAAAAAAATATAA
- a CDS encoding SPFH domain-containing protein encodes MSKFEQFAIPIILIIVGLIILYILIFKILGLRIIGTNEIGVVEKWWSPKGNLKDGKFIALNGEAGFQPNVLRTGIHFKSCLIYKVEKCPLVTIPQGQIGYVFARDGEPLNGTQTLGKVVPCANFQDTRAFLANGGQKGPQRSILREGTYAFNLSAFIILTEATDYYISIGNNLEAQQIKRMSEDLRAQNGFRPVVIREGTKNAAGEHIKDPMGIVTVQDGPSLSNGEIIAPVVGDDPSNPETYHNNFQNPEAFLKAGGYRGKQYQVISDGTFFINRLFATIDIIPKTIIPVGFAGVVTSFVGKKGVDITDINYTHGELVEEGCKGIWANPLKPGKYAYNLSAGILTQVPTTNFILKWVQNEVGGHKFDENLKEVTLITRDAFEPTLPLSVVVHIDYKKAPLVIQRFGDIKRLVDQTLDPMVSSYFKNIGQTMTLIELIQNRSEIQKQSTEEMKAKFQNYNLELEEVLIGTPSANGDNKIEEILKQLSDRQLAKEKIETYNSQMKASEKEKELKEFQAKAEQQSDLTKSETNIKIQDNIGRAELQKAKQDAERQKTLADAESYKVKRLAEAEAEMKARLGIAQAIATKEQVNAYGGPQYQVIQDVMTKFTDAIKEGKINIVPNNVVSMGQTENGGNVNAVESLLAVLLSEKLGVDFKINTEENDFVKKMKEDIYKKMNEEKIDDSLKSKEDEVKEKSEQSIKPKEGQTIKDN; translated from the coding sequence ATGTCAAAGTTTGAACAATTTGCAATACCTATTATTCTAATTATAGTTGGGTTAATAATCTTATATATATTAATATTTAAGATATTAGGGCTTAGAATAATTGGAACAAATGAAATTGGAGTTGTGGAGAAATGGTGGTCTCCAAAAGGAAATTTAAAAGATGGAAAGTTTATTGCACTTAATGGAGAAGCAGGATTTCAACCTAATGTTTTAAGAACAGGAATTCATTTTAAATCATGTTTAATATACAAAGTTGAAAAGTGTCCTCTAGTAACCATACCACAAGGACAGATAGGATATGTATTTGCTAGGGATGGAGAGCCTTTAAATGGAACTCAAACATTGGGGAAAGTTGTACCATGTGCTAACTTTCAAGATACTAGAGCATTTTTAGCTAATGGTGGTCAAAAGGGTCCTCAAAGATCTATTCTAAGAGAAGGAACTTATGCTTTTAACTTAAGTGCTTTTATTATTTTAACAGAAGCTACCGATTATTATATAAGTATTGGTAACAATTTAGAAGCACAGCAAATAAAAAGAATGTCTGAAGATTTAAGAGCACAAAATGGATTTAGACCAGTAGTTATCAGAGAAGGTACTAAAAATGCAGCAGGGGAGCATATTAAAGATCCGATGGGAATTGTAACTGTACAAGATGGACCTTCTTTATCGAATGGTGAAATAATAGCTCCAGTTGTTGGAGATGATCCATCAAATCCAGAAACATATCACAATAATTTTCAAAATCCTGAAGCATTTCTAAAAGCAGGAGGATATAGAGGAAAGCAATATCAAGTAATCAGCGATGGTACTTTCTTTATAAATCGTTTATTTGCAACTATAGATATTATTCCGAAAACAATAATTCCAGTTGGTTTTGCAGGAGTAGTAACCTCATTTGTAGGTAAAAAAGGTGTTGATATAACAGACATCAATTATACTCATGGAGAACTTGTTGAAGAAGGCTGCAAAGGTATATGGGCAAATCCTTTAAAACCAGGTAAATATGCATATAATCTTTCAGCAGGTATTTTAACACAAGTTCCTACAACTAACTTTATATTAAAATGGGTTCAAAATGAGGTCGGTGGACATAAATTTGATGAAAATTTAAAGGAAGTAACATTAATAACTAGGGATGCATTTGAACCAACATTACCACTTTCAGTTGTTGTTCATATCGATTATAAGAAAGCTCCTCTTGTTATTCAAAGATTTGGTGATATTAAGAGGTTGGTTGATCAAACTCTTGATCCAATGGTTTCATCATACTTTAAAAACATAGGTCAAACAATGACTTTAATAGAGTTAATTCAAAATCGTTCTGAAATCCAAAAACAATCTACTGAAGAAATGAAAGCAAAATTTCAAAATTATAATTTAGAGCTTGAAGAAGTTTTAATTGGAACACCTTCAGCAAATGGAGATAATAAAATTGAAGAAATATTAAAGCAATTAAGTGATAGACAATTAGCTAAGGAAAAGATTGAAACTTACAACAGTCAAATGAAGGCAAGTGAGAAGGAAAAAGAATTAAAAGAATTCCAAGCAAAAGCAGAACAACAATCAGATCTTACTAAATCAGAAACCAATATTAAGATTCAAGATAATATTGGTAGAGCAGAATTGCAAAAAGCTAAACAAGATGCGGAAAGACAAAAAACTCTTGCAGATGCAGAATCTTATAAGGTTAAGAGACTTGCCGAAGCAGAAGCAGAAATGAAAGCAAGACTGGGTATAGCACAAGCTATTGCTACAAAAGAACAAGTTAACGCTTATGGTGGACCACAATATCAAGTAATTCAAGATGTAATGACTAAATTTACTGATGCTATTAAAGAAGGAAAGATAAATATAGTACCTAACAATGTAGTGAGTATGGGGCAAACCGAAAATGGTGGAAATGTAAATGCTGTGGAAAGTTTACTTGCAGTTTTATTATCAGAAAAATTAGGCGTTGATTTTAAAATTAATACTGAAGAAAATGACTTTGTTAAAAAGATGAAAGAAGATATATATAAGAAAATGAATGAAGAAAAAATTGATGATAGTCTAAAATCAAAAGAAGATGAAGTAAAAGAAAAATCTGAACAAAGTATAAAGCCAAAAGAAGGACAAACTATAAAAGATAATTAA
- a CDS encoding glutathionylspermidine synthase family protein produces MKKQFKYTEDVLFDNYMVSSFGEEYVHSQIPFYFDIDTYEDMVFYSEEINRISLKILKEISGNHKRALNYFDDFPLKDKIFNLKCPISPMFWTRYDTFRDVENNIYFAEFNYDKPCGQKEIALDGKMSFKGNLNLQFIDNIIKELLKICCSYINSDEKINVGFLIDPCHYEELHHSYYFKHILKNTNVNIVQVGPTNLSVKDGDVYGYSSIKLPIILRLFPTEFFYEITNIEDILECFDKGNVLLINDPRIVAIQAKGFFAYLWDLVKEDSPLLSEKDKLIIKKCIPITDILELRHYDECLKNKDKYVIKSSLGRYSQEVYIGKLYKNDEWNKKIEDIVNKSKIHIIQDLINIKQEYTYVPSSNDMNVPILAYGNFGVYLMNDKVQGFLVRWSKTFLTDDSYTWMSPLGTKDFPIFVERFDPKNRKEIWDDIVEKIEFEYDFTGSYSNINEYISLNSLIIKKNFYKEMLSISFKFCEILNKISPYIQKNMELFGPLLGIPKELYKLVSTFCTSNLCALGRIDIAVDNDGNLKIMEFNSETPAGLVEAIGVNSIVKDKLNIKYDNPNEKLRKNIKESFACILEEIKKKKKVENIAVVTTWYYEDIYTSNLIMEILKELREYNVILGNVYDLKVMNNKLYLYGQEIHALYRHYPLDWFYYEEEMQKLIELLSCEDYLINPGYTLITQSKSLFAVIHELINKQFFSKEEEEFVLKYIPYTCLEPDDKLSHDFVVKPYLSREGGGVQLSCNDIFENLDDDVIYQNRINIKPLYNKIYSTTKEFERYQFPVIGVYITGNKPAGIYTRMGDFVTDKNALYMPTYIV; encoded by the coding sequence ATGAAGAAACAATTTAAATATACTGAAGATGTTTTATTTGATAATTATATGGTAAGTTCTTTTGGAGAAGAATATGTACATTCACAAATACCTTTTTATTTTGATATAGATACATATGAAGATATGGTATTTTATAGCGAAGAAATAAATAGAATCTCTCTAAAAATATTGAAAGAAATTTCAGGCAATCATAAAAGAGCATTAAACTATTTTGATGATTTTCCACTTAAAGATAAAATATTTAATTTAAAGTGTCCAATATCTCCAATGTTTTGGACTAGATATGATACTTTTAGAGATGTGGAAAATAATATTTATTTCGCAGAATTTAACTATGATAAGCCATGTGGACAAAAGGAAATAGCTTTAGATGGAAAGATGAGTTTTAAAGGAAATTTAAATTTACAATTTATAGATAATATTATAAAAGAGTTATTAAAAATATGTTGTAGTTATATAAATTCTGATGAAAAAATTAATGTTGGATTTTTAATAGACCCATGTCATTATGAAGAATTGCATCATAGCTATTATTTTAAACATATTTTAAAGAATACTAATGTTAATATAGTTCAGGTTGGTCCAACTAATTTGAGTGTAAAAGATGGGGATGTTTACGGGTATTCAAGCATTAAACTACCAATAATATTAAGATTATTTCCTACGGAATTTTTTTATGAAATTACTAATATTGAAGATATTTTAGAGTGTTTTGATAAAGGAAATGTATTGTTAATTAATGACCCAAGAATTGTGGCTATACAAGCAAAAGGATTCTTTGCTTATTTATGGGATTTAGTAAAGGAAGATTCGCCTTTACTATCTGAGAAAGATAAGTTAATTATAAAAAAATGCATTCCAATAACAGATATATTAGAATTACGTCATTATGATGAGTGTTTAAAAAACAAAGATAAGTATGTTATAAAATCTTCATTAGGCAGATATAGCCAAGAGGTTTATATTGGTAAGCTTTATAAAAATGATGAATGGAATAAAAAGATTGAAGATATAGTTAATAAAAGTAAAATACATATAATTCAAGATCTCATAAATATTAAGCAAGAATATACTTATGTACCTAGTTCTAATGATATGAATGTTCCTATTTTGGCATATGGAAATTTTGGAGTGTATTTAATGAATGATAAGGTACAGGGATTTTTGGTAAGATGGAGCAAAACTTTTTTGACAGATGATAGCTATACATGGATGTCTCCTCTTGGAACTAAAGATTTTCCAATTTTCGTAGAAAGATTTGATCCTAAAAACAGAAAAGAAATTTGGGATGATATTGTAGAAAAAATAGAATTTGAATATGATTTTACAGGATCATATTCAAATATTAATGAATATATTTCATTGAATTCATTAATTATAAAGAAAAATTTTTATAAAGAAATGCTTTCTATAAGTTTTAAGTTTTGCGAAATATTAAATAAAATATCTCCTTATATACAAAAAAATATGGAGCTTTTCGGTCCGTTGTTAGGTATTCCAAAAGAACTATATAAATTAGTATCTACTTTTTGTACTTCTAATTTATGTGCTTTAGGTAGAATAGATATTGCAGTTGATAATGATGGAAACTTAAAAATAATGGAGTTTAATTCGGAGACACCAGCTGGTTTAGTTGAAGCTATAGGAGTGAATTCTATAGTTAAAGATAAACTTAATATAAAATATGATAATCCAAATGAAAAACTTAGAAAAAATATAAAAGAATCATTTGCATGTATATTAGAAGAAATTAAAAAAAAGAAAAAAGTAGAAAATATTGCAGTTGTAACTACTTGGTATTATGAAGATATATATACAAGCAATCTAATAATGGAAATATTAAAAGAGCTTAGAGAATACAATGTTATACTTGGAAATGTATATGATTTAAAAGTAATGAATAATAAATTGTATCTATATGGACAAGAAATTCATGCTTTATATAGACATTATCCATTAGATTGGTTTTATTATGAAGAAGAAATGCAGAAATTAATTGAACTTTTAAGTTGTGAAGATTATTTGATTAATCCTGGATATACATTAATAACTCAATCAAAATCACTTTTTGCAGTAATTCATGAACTCATTAATAAACAATTTTTTTCAAAAGAAGAAGAGGAATTTGTATTAAAATATATACCTTATACGTGTTTAGAACCAGATGATAAACTGTCTCATGATTTTGTAGTCAAACCGTATCTTTCAAGAGAAGGTGGAGGAGTTCAATTAAGTTGTAATGATATATTTGAAAATTTAGATGATGATGTTATCTATCAAAATAGAATAAATATAAAACCTCTATATAATAAAATCTATTCAACAACAAAAGAATTTGAAAGATATCAATTTCCGGTAATAGGAGTATATATAACGGGGAATAAGCCAGCAGGGATATACACAAGAATGGGGGATTTTGTAACTGATAAAAATGCATTATATATGCCTACATATATAGTTTAG
- a CDS encoding polysaccharide deacetylase family protein, with protein MRNRSKLFLFFINIFLFMFLFEQSVSSLSIQNNTKNIKCLNENEQVNNNSKVIYLTFDDGPSNKITNKVLDILKENDVKATFFLIGSQIDGQEDVVKRIYNEGNSIGLHTFSHKFKKIYSNEDNFINEMMECRDKINNVIGISPEIIRFPGGSRKHLSKDYLNRLHDNNFKVYDWNVETSDGLNPKIPPYNMFRRAVKESKDLPRIILLMHCDCRQKNTCEALPDIIKYYKLQGYEFKTITEDTPELYFPIKTKK; from the coding sequence TTGAGAAATAGATCAAAGCTTTTTTTATTTTTTATAAACATATTTTTATTTATGTTTTTATTTGAACAAAGTGTAAGTAGCCTGTCTATACAAAATAATACAAAAAATATTAAATGTTTAAATGAAAATGAGCAAGTTAATAATAACTCAAAAGTAATTTATTTGACATTTGATGATGGTCCTAGTAATAAGATAACTAATAAAGTATTAGATATTTTGAAAGAAAATGATGTAAAAGCAACTTTCTTTTTAATTGGAAGTCAAATTGATGGTCAAGAGGACGTAGTAAAAAGAATCTACAATGAAGGAAATAGTATAGGACTTCATACTTTTAGTCATAAATTTAAGAAGATTTATTCTAATGAAGACAATTTTATAAATGAAATGATGGAGTGTCGTGACAAAATAAATAATGTAATTGGAATTTCGCCAGAGATAATTAGATTTCCTGGAGGTAGCAGAAAACATCTAAGTAAAGATTATTTGAATAGATTACATGATAATAATTTTAAAGTATACGATTGGAACGTGGAAACTTCTGATGGATTAAATCCTAAAATTCCACCATATAACATGTTTAGAAGAGCAGTAAAGGAGAGTAAGGACTTACCAAGAATCATATTACTTATGCATTGTGATTGTAGGCAGAAAAATACTTGTGAGGCTTTACCAGATATAATTAAATACTATAAATTACAGGGATATGAATTCAAAACTATTACTGAAGATACACCAGAATTATATTTCCCAATAAAAACGAAAAAGTAA
- a CDS encoding esterase/lipase family protein, whose translation MKNKFLIKRMVSCLLVLMTVFTFGLCQVKPAYAKTEHNPVVFVHGLGGASYNFAFIENYLKTQGWSQDELFAVDLPDKVLDVGNNAINSRVIDNYVNDVLQKTGKSKVDIVAHSMGGANSLYYITKLGGNAKVDKLVTLGGANGLVTSVAPEGVDVTSIYSLNDMIVNNYLSHLQGANNIRIYGVGHIGLLNNSNVNSLIVKALQ comes from the coding sequence ATGAAAAATAAATTTTTAATTAAAAGGATGGTTTCTTGTCTTTTAGTACTTATGACTGTTTTTACTTTTGGTCTTTGTCAGGTAAAACCAGCATATGCAAAAACAGAACATAATCCAGTAGTGTTTGTACATGGACTTGGTGGTGCGAGCTATAATTTTGCTTTTATTGAGAACTATTTAAAAACACAAGGATGGTCACAAGATGAATTGTTTGCTGTTGATTTACCAGATAAAGTTTTAGATGTGGGCAATAATGCTATTAATTCTCGTGTTATTGACAATTATGTTAATGATGTTTTACAAAAGACTGGCAAAAGTAAAGTTGATATAGTAGCACACAGTATGGGTGGAGCTAATAGTTTATATTATATAACTAAACTAGGAGGAAACGCTAAAGTGGACAAGCTAGTTACACTTGGTGGAGCCAATGGATTGGTTACATCTGTAGCACCAGAAGGTGTAGACGTAACTTCAATTTATAGTTTGAATGATATGATTGTAAATAATTATTTATCTCATCTTCAAGGAGCCAATAATATAAGAATATATGGTGTTGGACACATTGGACTTCTAAATAATAGTAATGTAAATTCACTTATAGTTAAAGCACTTCAATAA
- a CDS encoding YdcF family protein, giving the protein MKKFWDLILGALLILYVIALNIMSGSRIAFSLPVVILGIVLIIYHFIKYKIKENSFLNKGLKIIKVFLCIGLICFLCIEGVIISYPKHNEKKDDYFLVLGAGLTNRTIPNSILKGRLDAAIECIKKNNSAYIVLSGGQGVDEDLPESHAMSKYLEERGVDKNKIIIEDMYRDTNQNFKYSKEKIEKHSQKSLDEVNVKIITTDFHAFRSSILAKRNGYVNFDNYSSPTIWYLIPITYTREAFAVIKSELFDKA; this is encoded by the coding sequence TTGAAGAAATTTTGGGATCTTATATTGGGAGCATTGCTAATCTTATATGTAATAGCATTAAATATTATGAGTGGTTCAAGAATTGCGTTTAGTTTACCAGTTGTAATTTTAGGAATTGTATTGATTATATATCACTTTATTAAATATAAGATAAAAGAAAATAGTTTTTTAAACAAAGGATTGAAAATCATAAAAGTATTTTTATGCATTGGGCTGATATGCTTTTTATGTATAGAGGGGGTAATAATAAGTTATCCTAAGCACAATGAAAAGAAAGATGATTATTTTCTTGTATTAGGTGCAGGTCTTACTAATAGGACAATACCTAACTCAATACTTAAGGGGAGACTTGATGCAGCAATAGAATGTATAAAGAAAAATAATTCTGCATATATTGTTTTATCTGGTGGGCAAGGAGTAGATGAAGATTTACCAGAGTCTCATGCTATGAGTAAGTACTTAGAAGAAAGAGGTGTAGATAAAAATAAAATAATAATAGAGGATATGTATAGAGATACTAATCAGAATTTTAAGTATTCTAAAGAAAAAATAGAGAAGCATAGTCAAAAATCGTTAGATGAAGTCAACGTTAAGATAATAACAACAGATTTTCATGCTTTTAGGAGTAGCATTTTGGCTAAAAGAAATGGATATGTAAATTTTGATAATTATTCTAGCCCTACAATTTGGTACTTGATTCCAATAACATATACTAGAGAAGCTTTTGCAGTAATAAAAAGTGAATTGTTTGATAAGGCATAA
- a CDS encoding alpha/beta-type small acid-soluble spore protein, with protein sequence MTSNNSGRNRTLVPEAKEGLNRLKTEVASEVGLTNYENLDKGNLSSRQNGSVGGEMVKRMVESYEKGI encoded by the coding sequence ATGACATCAAATAATAGTGGAAGAAACAGAACCTTAGTACCAGAAGCAAAGGAAGGATTAAACAGATTAAAAACTGAAGTTGCTTCAGAAGTTGGATTAACAAACTATGAAAACCTAGATAAGGGTAACCTTTCTTCAAGACAAAATGGTAGCGTTGGTGGAGAAATGGTAAAAAGAATGGTAGAAAGCTACGAAAAAGGAATCTAA
- a CDS encoding DUF975 family protein translates to MISNSELKKQARDELKGRWGLAIGGFFIAIFFFPFIIDVINFFIDGSLPVKIIKYLIMIAIQFLLIVGTLKFSLNYVTDGKTPFLDDIFSGFKVAIKALTIYVIMTPCIILGLFLLIAPGIIVSLAFSQALYILVDDNSKSAIDCLKESVNMMKGHKKDCFILSLSFLGWFALMIIPAFLLAYFPFPISLGLTYLLLVFIGLLILIPYINVTFACFYIKVKNSYNSIT, encoded by the coding sequence GTGATTAGTAATTCAGAATTAAAAAAGCAAGCTAGAGATGAATTAAAAGGAAGATGGGGATTAGCTATTGGTGGATTTTTTATTGCAATTTTTTTCTTTCCATTTATTATAGATGTAATTAATTTTTTTATTGATGGATCTTTACCAGTGAAAATAATTAAATACTTAATTATGATAGCGATTCAATTTCTCCTAATTGTTGGAACACTAAAGTTTTCCTTAAACTATGTAACTGATGGAAAAACTCCATTTCTAGACGACATATTTTCAGGATTTAAAGTCGCAATAAAAGCATTAACAATTTATGTTATAATGACCCCTTGCATAATTTTAGGACTTTTTTTATTAATAGCACCTGGAATTATAGTTTCACTTGCTTTTTCACAAGCCTTATATATTTTAGTAGATGATAACAGTAAATCAGCTATTGATTGTTTAAAAGAAAGTGTAAATATGATGAAAGGACATAAAAAGGACTGTTTTATTCTTTCATTGAGCTTTCTTGGATGGTTTGCATTAATGATAATTCCAGCATTTTTATTAGCATACTTCCCATTTCCAATATCTTTAGGATTAACGTATTTACTTCTAGTATTTATAGGATTATTAATACTTATACCTTATATTAACGTAACCTTCGCTTGTTTTTACATAAAAGTTAAAAATTCTTATAATAGTATTACATAA